One segment of Theobroma cacao cultivar B97-61/B2 chromosome 9, Criollo_cocoa_genome_V2, whole genome shotgun sequence DNA contains the following:
- the LOC18588394 gene encoding transmembrane protein 258, translated as MAPPAKAITSPVPDAWYPTLAVFMLAIGLVLTASFFIYEATSSKRNRSLAKELTTGGVASVFLGFGSLFLLLSAGVYV; from the exons ATG GCTCCTCCTGCAAAAGCGATAACGAGTCCAGTGCCAGATGCGTGGTACCCAACCCTAGCCGTCTTTATGCTCGCCATTGGTCTTGTCCTCACCGCTTCCTTCTTCAT CTATGAAGCAACTTCTTCTAAGCGAAACCGCAGCCTTGCCAAGGAGCTCACCACTGGGGGGGTGGCATCTGTTTTCCTG GGCTTTGGGTCGTTGTTTTTGCTACTTTCAGCTGGTGTTTATGTCTGA